In Mesorhizobium sp. M9A.F.Ca.ET.002.03.1.2, the DNA window GGACGTCCGCCTGAACCGTGTTGGCAGTCCTGTCGACGGTCAATTTGTCGAGGACGATCTGGTCGGCGCTCAGGATGCCTGCTTGGCTGTTCGCTTTGAGGAATGCCTGCACCGATGTGTTGGCATCGGCCTCCTTGATGACGCCGGTCGTCAGGTCGCGCGCCGTCGAGGTCACCGCCGCGTCGACCACGCCTTGCAGGCTCGACTTGGCGTTGTAGAGCTGGGAGACGTTGACGGCAAGGCCGACGCCCAGTGCCAGAACCGACGCGACCATGCCGAGCAGAACCGCGAAGTTTCCGCTGCGATCCCCGGCAAGGCCGCTGACCGCGTGAACAAGACCCCCAAAATGCCGCATGCTTCCGCCTCCATTCGCCACGACCTCGAGGCCGTGTGAAAGCGCAGTGCAGGATTCCGGCCGGATGGCGCCGCCAAGCGGCCAAAAGCCGGCGGCTCATTGTCAAACCGTTGTTTCTGCTTGGTTTCGAAATGCGGTAGGGTGAACAACCGGTAAACGAAAAGCCGCTGCGACAATTTCGTTTACGAAGCGCTTACCACGATCGCGCCGTCCGCCATGGAGCACAAGCACTCGGTCCCGCTTCGGCACAGCCGCGCTGTACCGAAGCGGGGCCCCATCACAACGGAACGCACGCCGTTCGCGCTTGGCGCCCTATGCCAGCATCTGCGCGCTGACGGTCCTGTCGACGCCGCGATGGGGCGGGTTGAACAGATTGCTTTCCTGCTCGTAGGTCCAGACCTTGAACAAGCCGAGCCGGTGCTGGCCGAAACTGTGCAGCAGCGGCACGTCTGTCGCGTCGCGGCCGCGCGCGATGACGACGCGACCGATCCTCGGCATGTTGTGGCGGGGGTCGAATGTGTACCATTTGCCGTCGAGGAACACTTCCAGCCACGCCGAAAAATCCATCGGTGCCGGGTCGACCGGCACGCCGATGTCGCCGAGATAGCCGTTCACGTAGCGGGCGGGGATGTTCATGCAGCGGCAAAGCGTGATCGCCAGATGAGCGAAGTCGCGGCAGACGCCGACGCGCTCTTCATGCGCCTGCGCCGCCGTGCGGGTCGGGCGCGCATAGCCGTAACCGAAGGACAGGCGGTTGTGGACATAGTCGACGATCGCCTGCACCCGCGCCCAGCCGGGTGGGACAGGGCCGAAAAGCTGCCAGGCCAATCCGCCGAGGTGGTCGGTCTCGCAATAGCGGCTGCCGAGCAGATAGCCGAGAACGTCGTCCGGCAACTCCGCCACCGGCACTTCCCTTGCCAGCGGGTTGACCTCGTCGGTCTCGCCGCTGTCCTCCACGACGGCGTCGTAGAGGATGCGAAAGCCGCCGCCGGGCGCCGTGAAGCGGCGGCAGGTATTGCCATAGAGATCGTGATAGAGCCTGGTCGGGACGGAAGGCGAGGTCAGCACGCGCGTCTGCCGCTTGATGTCGGCCTGCCGATCCTTGTGGATCTCGAGCAGCGAAATCACCGGGGTGGCTTCAACACAGTCGATGGCAATTTCGTAGCCGAGCCGAATCAGCATCGCGGTTCCCCCCTTATTTAGGCATCGTGGAAGACAATTTGATCAACGCGAGAAGGCAGACCGTGGTTCCCTGGGATAGTCGAAAAGGCGATCCCGCGCCTTCCCATGCAGCCGACGCGACGCTACGGTCGATCCACGGGCTTTGAGCCCTCCGAAACAACCCCCAGGATATCAGATGTTCGCAGGCAAAAAATTCGCGGCCTTCCTATTCGACATGGACGGCACGGTGGTCAATTCGATTGCCGCGGCAGAAAGGGTCTGGGCGAATTGGGCACAGCGGCAAGGTCTCGACGTTGCCGCATTCCTGCCGACGATCCATGGTGTGCGGGCGATCGAGACCATCGCTCGGCTGGCGCTTCCCGGCGTCGATCCGATGCACGAAGCCGATGCGCTTTTGCAGGCGGAGGCGGCCGATATCGACGGTATCCTGCCGATCGCAGGCGCGGCGGCGTTTTTGGCGTCGCTGCCGCCCGAGCGCTGGGCCATCGTCACCTCGGCCCCGCGCGAGCTGGCTCTCCTGCGCATCGCCGCCGCCGGCATCCCGCATCCCGCCATCCTTGTCGCGGCGGAGGAT includes these proteins:
- a CDS encoding transglutaminase family protein is translated as MLIRLGYEIAIDCVEATPVISLLEIHKDRQADIKRQTRVLTSPSVPTRLYHDLYGNTCRRFTAPGGGFRILYDAVVEDSGETDEVNPLAREVPVAELPDDVLGYLLGSRYCETDHLGGLAWQLFGPVPPGWARVQAIVDYVHNRLSFGYGYARPTRTAAQAHEERVGVCRDFAHLAITLCRCMNIPARYVNGYLGDIGVPVDPAPMDFSAWLEVFLDGKWYTFDPRHNMPRIGRVVIARGRDATDVPLLHSFGQHRLGLFKVWTYEQESNLFNPPHRGVDRTVSAQMLA
- a CDS encoding HAD-IA family hydrolase, whose protein sequence is MFAGKKFAAFLFDMDGTVVNSIAAAERVWANWAQRQGLDVAAFLPTIHGVRAIETIARLALPGVDPMHEADALLQAEAADIDGILPIAGAAAFLASLPPERWAIVTSAPRELALLRIAAAGIPHPAILVAAEDVSRGKPAPDCFRLAAERLGVDARDCLVFEDAPAGILAAEAAGAAVVVISATHRHPLQTPHAAIAGYDAIGITIDDRGWIALEAERIATACLD